A single region of the Anaerostipes rhamnosivorans genome encodes:
- a CDS encoding helix-turn-helix transcriptional regulator, translating into MFSKKLKDLRKQAQMSQERMAEKLQVSRQAVTKWETGAGVPDIENVKAIAALFHISIDELLENDESDGPKKDYVYDSITEYDIDGGKNYDITFAGARRVSLCGYEGEKIQVRLASDQIAEIQTAFKVRIDDVKKKIDIDVRRFGTMTETRAKAELDIFIRIPRQYTGDIEISGNTSLLELGNIEAENIEFSGKTEKVFVNGVTAHVELNSNEDMLIVCAGLDGRLDINQLSSTSRLMISENMEFFAVKKGIGNSIYYEREGSPCEDFSRKEGELDDQTSMVELNGMKSELIIEAVQSPSFEV; encoded by the coding sequence ATGTTTTCTAAAAAATTAAAAGATCTGCGCAAGCAGGCACAAATGTCTCAGGAGAGGATGGCTGAAAAGCTTCAGGTATCACGCCAGGCAGTTACAAAGTGGGAGACTGGGGCGGGTGTTCCCGATATAGAGAATGTAAAGGCGATTGCAGCTTTGTTCCACATCTCAATCGATGAACTTCTGGAGAACGATGAAAGTGACGGGCCAAAAAAAGATTATGTATATGACAGCATCACAGAATATGATATCGACGGCGGTAAAAACTACGATATCACCTTTGCAGGGGCTAGACGCGTTTCGCTCTGCGGATATGAGGGAGAGAAAATCCAGGTCCGCCTTGCGTCAGACCAGATTGCTGAGATTCAGACTGCTTTTAAAGTACGGATTGACGATGTGAAGAAAAAGATCGACATCGACGTGCGCCGATTTGGAACTATGACGGAGACAAGGGCAAAAGCAGAATTAGATATTTTTATCAGGATTCCCCGACAATATACCGGAGATATTGAAATATCCGGCAACACTTCGTTGTTGGAACTTGGGAACATAGAGGCAGAAAATATAGAATTCTCAGGTAAGACAGAAAAGGTCTTTGTCAATGGAGTCACCGCACATGTGGAGCTTAACAGCAATGAGGATATGTTGATTGTCTGTGCAGGACTGGACGGACGTCTGGATATCAACCAGTTATCTTCTACCTCAAGACTGATGATATCTGAGAATATGGAATTTTTTGCGGTTAAAAAGGGAATTGGCAACAGTATATATTATGAAAGAGAGGGCAGCCCTTGCGAGGACTTTTCAAGGAAAGAGGGAGAGTTGGATGACCAGACCAGCATGGTTGAACTCAACGGAATGAAAAGTGAGTTGATCATTGAAGCGGTACAGAGTCCCAGCTTTGAGGTGTGA
- a CDS encoding CPBP family intramembrane glutamic endopeptidase, giving the protein MKPYKYHPIRFYVTVFVMTWAFWIGAAACRDNGTAMTLMFLGLCVPAATAVCTVLTSKSKALKSDLKRKLIGFYRVHPVNLLAAVLLFACIVALTILLSTVFGQSLDQFSFTEGFSFSIKGSSALITILLASVIEELGWRGYGEDSIAQYGSWFWESVLFGFIWSAWHIPLFFIDGTYQAGLMQLGFGYALNFFVSVIPLGFITTWVYVKNNRSMMASIFFHLFVNFFQEKIAMTPETKCIETIVITLAAVGLVFANKEMFFETEHVGKLLETNKDRRPAD; this is encoded by the coding sequence ATGAAACCATATAAGTATCATCCAATCCGTTTTTATGTAACCGTTTTTGTAATGACGTGGGCCTTCTGGATCGGAGCGGCGGCCTGCAGGGACAATGGGACAGCTATGACCCTGATGTTTCTGGGTCTCTGTGTTCCTGCGGCAACAGCAGTTTGCACTGTCCTAACGTCCAAAAGCAAAGCACTGAAATCCGATCTTAAGCGGAAGCTGATCGGTTTTTACCGGGTACACCCGGTTAACTTGCTGGCGGCAGTTCTGCTGTTTGCATGTATTGTTGCGCTGACGATCCTATTGTCTACTGTCTTCGGGCAAAGTCTTGATCAGTTTTCCTTTACTGAAGGTTTCTCTTTTTCTATCAAAGGAAGTTCTGCCCTGATTACAATCCTTCTGGCTTCTGTCATTGAGGAATTGGGATGGAGAGGGTATGGAGAAGACTCTATAGCGCAGTATGGCAGCTGGTTCTGGGAATCGGTGTTGTTTGGATTTATATGGTCTGCCTGGCATATCCCTCTGTTTTTTATTGATGGAACTTACCAGGCGGGGCTTATGCAGCTCGGCTTTGGATATGCCTTGAATTTTTTTGTGAGCGTCATTCCACTTGGTTTTATCACGACCTGGGTGTACGTAAAAAACAACCGGAGTATGATGGCCAGTATTTTTTTCCATTTGTTTGTAAATTTCTTTCAGGAAAAGATCGCCATGACTCCTGAGACAAAATGTATAGAGACTATCGTGATCACTTTGGCAGCAGTGGGACTGGTTTTTGCCAATAAAGAGATGTTTTTTGAGACGGAGCATGTTGGAAAATTGCTTGAGACAAACAAAGACAGACGGCCGGCGGATTAA
- a CDS encoding HAD family hydrolase, translated as MIQGVIFDMDGLMLDTETLAIPAWLQAGETYGYPITEEHVRHTFGFSVPGMQEYFTSLFGPDFPFGKALQIRKDYVNDWIDENGVPFKPGLLNLLSFLRDGGYKTAVATSCDLERVTRYFRQGEIMDFFDAIVTGEMVPRSKPFPDIFLKAAERLDLDPSVCVGLEDSPAGLESISRAGMTSIMIPDKIPYSDALKPFVNLVYKDLNDVIAYLKKADNPLNL; from the coding sequence ATGATTCAAGGCGTTATTTTTGACATGGACGGCCTGATGCTCGATACAGAGACTCTGGCCATACCCGCTTGGCTGCAGGCCGGAGAAACCTACGGCTATCCAATCACAGAAGAACACGTCCGGCACACCTTTGGATTCTCTGTCCCCGGAATGCAGGAGTACTTTACATCTCTGTTCGGACCTGATTTTCCATTTGGTAAAGCTCTTCAAATAAGAAAGGATTATGTAAATGACTGGATTGATGAGAACGGAGTCCCATTCAAGCCGGGACTTCTCAACCTGCTCTCATTTCTAAGAGACGGCGGCTATAAGACCGCAGTTGCCACATCCTGTGATCTGGAACGCGTCACCCGCTATTTTCGGCAAGGAGAGATCATGGATTTCTTCGATGCCATAGTCACTGGAGAAATGGTTCCTCGCAGCAAGCCCTTTCCAGATATTTTCCTGAAGGCAGCTGAAAGGCTGGATCTGGATCCTTCTGTATGTGTGGGACTTGAGGACTCCCCTGCTGGATTGGAGTCCATCTCCCGCGCAGGCATGACTTCCATTATGATTCCCGATAAAATCCCTTATTCTGATGCCTTAAAACCATTCGTCAATTTGGTATACAAGGATCTAAATGATGTCATAGCCTATCTGAAAAAAGCGGACAATCCCCTCAATCTCTGA
- a CDS encoding AraC family transcriptional regulator: MRQIETDQNFRELNQSLDQRFPVWASSDSFLKYFNRYFQCHWHPEIEFSIITEGECIYEAGGRVYELKEGDGIFLNQNTLHMAQMKGKKECRFSVVRAEPFFLGGSTDSLVYRKFMEPVINNTEIPCIPLYSNTAGQRELIGQLEEMVRIYETKLEGYEMEMAGRFFLFWNGFIRYLGKEQNGAVSMNKDTERVRRGIAYIQKHYKRKITLKEIAEICQSCQSECCRMFRNVVKESPIEYVNTYRIRRSLILIEQGTYSMTEIAQETGFSGSSYFTEVFKQKMGCTPSRYKGSKKIYQGSLM; this comes from the coding sequence GTGAGGCAGATCGAAACAGACCAGAATTTCAGGGAACTGAACCAGTCTCTGGACCAGAGATTTCCTGTATGGGCCAGCAGTGACAGCTTCCTTAAATATTTCAACCGATATTTTCAGTGCCATTGGCATCCGGAGATCGAATTTTCTATCATAACAGAGGGCGAATGTATCTATGAGGCAGGGGGACGGGTCTATGAACTGAAGGAGGGGGATGGGATCTTTCTCAACCAGAATACCCTTCACATGGCTCAAATGAAAGGAAAAAAGGAGTGCAGGTTTAGTGTTGTCCGTGCGGAGCCTTTTTTCTTGGGCGGAAGTACGGACAGTCTGGTTTACCGGAAGTTCATGGAGCCTGTCATAAACAATACGGAGATTCCCTGCATCCCGCTTTACAGCAATACTGCCGGGCAGAGGGAACTGATCGGACAGCTGGAGGAGATGGTCCGTATTTATGAGACGAAGCTGGAAGGATATGAGATGGAAATGGCCGGAAGGTTTTTTTTGTTTTGGAACGGATTCATCCGATACCTGGGCAAAGAGCAAAATGGGGCTGTATCGATGAACAAGGATACGGAGAGGGTACGCAGAGGGATCGCATACATCCAGAAACATTATAAAAGAAAGATCACCCTGAAAGAAATTGCGGAGATATGTCAGTCCTGTCAGAGTGAATGCTGCAGGATGTTCCGGAATGTGGTGAAGGAAAGCCCCATTGAATATGTGAATACTTACAGGATCCGCAGGAGCCTTATACTGATTGAACAGGGGACCTATTCCATGACAGAGATTGCACAGGAAACCGGTTTTTCGGGGAGTAGTTATTTTACCGAAGTGTTTAAACAAAAAATGGGCTGTACGCCGTCAAGATATAAGGGCAGCAAAAAAATATACCAGGGTAGTCTGATGTAG
- a CDS encoding EAL domain-containing protein encodes MMKTFKSRKNPGKSIAVLSIKQGLTLVIPFLILGSFALLFQSFPYPPYQEFMSDFLGGRILSILTSVYNITLGSLALLLTVTISLSFGKMAETNEAFYYAVTAVVSYMAFCGGITENKEYIFGPEWVFTAMCITLASCILFRIGVRAAKKIEAMHTVGAEYLFNLSILNLAPIIIITLLFAGAGVLLRQWTGVSNITNFGSFLFMKAFRHLSGNLTGALLYVLFSHVLWFFGIHGTNTLDAVAKRLFEPGVQVNQALLAAGKMPTEIYSKSFLDVFVFLGGCGAALCLIFALLIAAKKSHNRKLAKVAGVSVLFNISEVAVFGFPVIFNPVMFLPFILTPLVFVLTSSFAMYTGLVPYVTKSVEWTVPIVFSGYEATGSMTGGLLQAVNLVIGTLIYIPFIRYSEAKQTRSFQEEVRQMTKDMDQGDETGHRPELLSDDYVHNYAARTLAYDLKNELERGCLTLHYQVQMAGDGSLYGAEALLRWNHPVAGYIAPPLIIQLAYESRLLEKLGYFIIEKACMDIQEMNKVSDQEIRISVNISPNQLEQKDWSRHVFKLLSKYDLGNKQMVFEFTERVFLDHSDKVAGELKAVREHGIEISMDDFGMGHGSMVYLQDYSFEEVKLDGRLVRQLLDNERSRNIVSGIVEMAKTLKFHVVAEFVETKEQRDLLRDMGCNVFQGYYYGKPVPLCEFIKTFLR; translated from the coding sequence ATGATGAAGACTTTTAAGAGCCGGAAGAATCCCGGTAAATCGATTGCAGTGTTATCAATCAAACAGGGGCTGACCTTAGTTATCCCCTTTTTAATTCTGGGTTCCTTTGCACTTTTATTCCAGAGCTTTCCATATCCGCCCTATCAGGAATTCATGAGTGATTTCCTGGGAGGGCGGATTTTGTCTATTCTGACATCGGTCTATAACATCACTCTTGGATCCCTGGCGCTGCTGCTGACTGTTACCATCAGCCTGTCCTTTGGCAAGATGGCGGAGACCAATGAAGCATTTTATTATGCAGTCACAGCGGTAGTCTCCTATATGGCCTTTTGCGGTGGAATCACGGAAAACAAAGAATATATTTTTGGACCGGAGTGGGTGTTTACGGCTATGTGCATCACACTGGCATCCTGCATCCTTTTCCGCATAGGTGTCAGGGCCGCCAAGAAAATTGAAGCGATGCACACGGTAGGTGCAGAATATTTATTTAACCTTTCCATCTTGAATCTGGCGCCGATCATTATCATTACACTGCTGTTTGCAGGAGCAGGGGTTTTGTTGAGACAATGGACAGGAGTCAGCAATATTACCAATTTCGGTTCCTTTTTATTCATGAAGGCATTCAGGCATCTGTCAGGCAACCTGACAGGAGCCCTGCTGTATGTTCTCTTTTCCCATGTACTCTGGTTTTTTGGGATTCACGGAACCAATACACTGGACGCGGTGGCAAAGAGACTTTTCGAGCCGGGGGTCCAGGTCAACCAGGCATTGCTTGCTGCGGGAAAGATGCCAACGGAGATCTATTCTAAGTCATTTTTGGATGTCTTTGTGTTTCTCGGAGGCTGCGGGGCGGCCTTGTGCCTCATTTTTGCCCTTTTGATCGCTGCGAAAAAGAGCCATAACCGGAAACTGGCAAAGGTTGCGGGAGTATCGGTTCTCTTTAATATTAGCGAAGTGGCAGTCTTTGGATTCCCTGTCATATTCAACCCTGTCATGTTCCTGCCATTTATCTTAACACCGCTGGTCTTTGTGCTGACCAGCAGCTTTGCAATGTACACGGGTTTGGTGCCGTATGTGACAAAGTCAGTGGAGTGGACAGTTCCGATTGTTTTCAGCGGCTATGAGGCGACGGGTTCCATGACAGGAGGCCTTTTGCAGGCTGTAAATCTGGTGATCGGCACTCTGATCTATATACCGTTTATCCGGTACAGTGAAGCAAAGCAGACAAGAAGTTTTCAGGAAGAGGTCCGGCAGATGACCAAAGATATGGATCAGGGAGATGAGACAGGACACAGACCGGAACTTCTCTCTGATGATTATGTACATAACTATGCAGCTAGAACATTGGCCTATGATCTAAAAAATGAGCTTGAGAGAGGATGTCTGACTCTCCATTATCAGGTGCAGATGGCTGGAGACGGAAGTCTATACGGAGCCGAGGCATTACTGCGGTGGAATCATCCGGTGGCCGGGTACATTGCGCCTCCATTGATCATACAGCTGGCTTATGAGAGCCGTCTCCTGGAGAAGCTGGGTTACTTTATTATTGAAAAAGCATGTATGGATATTCAGGAGATGAACAAGGTTTCAGACCAAGAAATAAGAATATCTGTAAACATCTCGCCAAATCAGCTGGAGCAAAAGGATTGGAGCCGGCATGTGTTCAAGCTTCTCTCAAAGTATGATCTTGGGAACAAGCAGATGGTCTTTGAATTTACGGAGCGTGTGTTTTTGGACCATTCTGATAAAGTGGCCGGTGAATTGAAAGCGGTCAGGGAACATGGCATTGAGATCAGCATGGATGATTTTGGAATGGGCCATGGTTCTATGGTCTACTTACAGGATTATTCGTTTGAGGAGGTCAAGCTGGACGGGAGGCTGGTAAGACAGCTTCTGGACAATGAAAGATCCAGAAATATTGTTTCAGGAATCGTAGAAATGGCAAAGACACTGAAGTTCCATGTGGTGGCGGAGTTCGTAGAGACGAAAGAGCAGAGGGATCTCTTAAGAGATATGGGCTGTAACGTATTTCAGGGGTATTATTACGGAAAGCCCGTTCCTCTGTGTGAATTTATTAAAACCTTCCTTAGGTAA
- a CDS encoding anthrax toxin lethal factor-related metalloendopeptidase codes for MKKAIKKVLVSAFAVLLVVGLTAPAAATVSAASNKVTVKTSTSKKVKTKTYKLKKKVKRAKVTTKTTKKTSKKVITSVSKKVEETVQTNVVVKTTKKAKKKTVKTTTIVKKVIKTTNLAQAGNASINQLKGIVDDKVINEFNRVGMTFETNPNSSVLKGADGVFSPSQRKIIVKENVNRVLVHEVGHFVAYVNNRADSTAEFKAIYNAEKGKFVGDNKAYAVSNNKEFFAEVYKEYCMNRTSLKKHCPRAYEYVKNVLADM; via the coding sequence ATGAAAAAAGCAATCAAAAAAGTTCTGGTAAGTGCATTTGCAGTTTTACTTGTAGTTGGACTCACAGCACCGGCGGCAGCAACTGTATCAGCAGCCAGCAATAAAGTAACAGTCAAAACAAGTACATCCAAGAAAGTAAAAACCAAAACATATAAGTTAAAGAAAAAGGTTAAACGCGCGAAGGTAACAACAAAGACAACCAAAAAGACATCCAAGAAGGTTATCACAAGCGTATCTAAAAAAGTTGAAGAGACAGTCCAGACCAATGTGGTTGTAAAGACAACAAAAAAAGCCAAAAAGAAAACTGTCAAGACAACAACAATCGTTAAGAAAGTCATTAAGACAACAAACCTCGCACAGGCAGGTAATGCAAGTATTAACCAGTTAAAGGGAATCGTCGATGACAAGGTGATCAATGAGTTCAATAGAGTCGGAATGACATTTGAAACCAATCCGAATTCTTCAGTATTAAAAGGTGCAGATGGAGTGTTCAGCCCGTCTCAGAGAAAGATCATCGTAAAAGAGAATGTCAACAGAGTTTTAGTCCACGAGGTAGGACACTTTGTAGCATATGTAAACAACAGAGCTGATTCCACAGCAGAGTTTAAAGCGATCTATAACGCTGAAAAAGGCAAATTTGTCGGAGACAACAAAGCATATGCAGTATCTAATAACAAAGAGTTCTTTGCAGAAGTATACAAAGAGTATTGCATGAACAGAACTTCTTTAAAGAAACATTGCCCAAGAGCTTATGAATATGTCAAAAATGTCCTTGCAGATATGTAA
- a CDS encoding aminotransferase-like domain-containing protein: protein MTQFSERILKTPASFIREILKVIQKDDIISFAGGLPNPVSFPKEALKQSMERVIDQYGDEVFQYSSTEGYQPLREWVAKRYRDEYQMDVQAEDILITTGSQQALDLMGKVLINPGDALAIEEPGYLGAIQAFTMFEPDFCPVPLLDDGLDLDKLELILEKRNVKLLYTVPNFQNPTGLTYSVEKRKQMCELLNRYSAYLIEDDPYGQLKFEGEVFPYISSFGLKKSVVFGTISKIITPGMRLGWICTKDRELMSHLVTAKQAADLHSNIFAQYAVYDYLMNHELNEHIDHIKDLYKKQSDAMLQAMKEFFPDSVSYTMPKGGMFVWGSLPEGESSLKLFDRAMEEKVAFVPGNPFYVDDTKAVPTFRLNYTNSEPEVIREGIRRLGKLMEIY, encoded by the coding sequence ATGACACAGTTTTCAGAAAGAATCCTAAAGACACCGGCATCCTTCATAAGGGAGATCCTAAAAGTCATCCAGAAGGATGATATCATTTCTTTTGCCGGAGGTCTGCCAAATCCTGTTTCTTTTCCGAAAGAAGCCCTCAAGCAGTCTATGGAACGAGTGATCGACCAATATGGAGATGAAGTATTCCAGTACTCCAGTACAGAAGGATATCAGCCTCTCAGAGAATGGGTGGCAAAAAGATACCGGGACGAGTATCAGATGGATGTTCAGGCTGAAGATATTTTGATCACTACCGGATCCCAACAAGCTTTGGATTTAATGGGGAAAGTACTGATTAATCCTGGCGATGCCCTTGCCATCGAAGAACCGGGATATCTGGGAGCAATTCAGGCGTTTACCATGTTTGAGCCAGATTTTTGCCCGGTGCCGCTCCTGGATGACGGTCTGGATCTGGATAAATTGGAATTGATTTTGGAAAAACGGAATGTAAAACTGTTGTACACAGTTCCAAATTTTCAAAACCCCACAGGGCTTACTTATTCCGTGGAAAAGAGGAAGCAGATGTGTGAGCTTCTGAACCGCTACTCTGCTTATTTGATTGAAGATGATCCGTATGGACAGCTGAAATTTGAAGGAGAGGTGTTTCCATATATCAGTTCCTTCGGCCTGAAAAAAAGTGTGGTGTTTGGAACAATTTCTAAGATCATTACACCTGGGATGAGGCTTGGCTGGATCTGCACTAAGGATAGGGAACTTATGAGCCATCTGGTGACAGCAAAGCAGGCAGCTGATCTGCACAGCAATATCTTCGCCCAGTATGCAGTTTATGACTACCTTATGAATCATGAACTAAATGAACATATCGATCATATAAAAGATCTCTATAAGAAACAAAGCGATGCAATGCTGCAGGCTATGAAGGAGTTCTTTCCGGACAGTGTCTCTTATACGATGCCGAAGGGCGGTATGTTTGTCTGGGGTTCACTTCCGGAAGGGGAGTCTTCCCTTAAACTGTTTGACCGGGCGATGGAAGAAAAAGTGGCGTTTGTACCGGGCAATCCATTTTACGTGGATGATACAAAAGCTGTCCCTACGTTCCGGCTAAACTATACAAACTCTGAACCGGAAGTGATACGGGAGGGAATCCGACGTCTTGGAAAGCTGATGGAGATCTATTAA
- a CDS encoding nucleoid-associated protein: MQIQRDDIIIRKGIIHILDSHNGYLGLSNELLDMGPDLMEFVRGHIFKILESDDTKKCQFDGNLSPVLTLLETMEEQEDESFVEASRVLAESLYDIMCDSVTIPAADLIVVSFQLYSVVHLAFLKMNYKETYVHKEEENEVNDIVIQRVMPMDGAKLTEAVIVDLLEYKVQLVEKKYEMLTGDKINYISERFLQCHADMAPKKKFQILNKVITDINNRYENEPLKNRLDAKSKLREEFAEKNEFRINEIGDRIFGESTEKKQEFDDRIERYDLQYDTFTVAKENTVKKLEYQILETDSGIEIKIPMEEYITKDNVEIREEPGGGSVITIKNIEQVKIK, translated from the coding sequence ATGCAGATACAGAGAGATGACATTATTATCAGAAAAGGGATCATACATATTCTGGACAGCCATAACGGATATCTTGGTTTGTCCAATGAACTGTTGGATATGGGGCCGGACTTGATGGAATTTGTCCGTGGACATATTTTTAAGATCTTAGAGAGCGATGACACTAAGAAGTGTCAGTTTGACGGAAACCTGTCTCCCGTTTTGACACTCCTGGAAACGATGGAGGAGCAGGAGGATGAAAGCTTTGTGGAAGCAAGCAGAGTTCTGGCAGAGAGCCTTTATGACATTATGTGCGACAGTGTCACCATCCCAGCCGCAGACCTGATTGTTGTCAGTTTCCAGCTTTACAGCGTTGTCCATCTAGCATTCCTTAAAATGAACTATAAGGAGACCTATGTACACAAAGAGGAGGAAAATGAGGTCAATGATATTGTAATACAGCGGGTGATGCCCATGGACGGGGCAAAACTCACAGAGGCTGTCATCGTAGATCTTCTGGAATATAAGGTACAGCTGGTGGAAAAGAAATATGAGATGCTCACAGGGGACAAGATCAACTACATATCCGAACGGTTCCTTCAGTGCCATGCAGATATGGCGCCAAAGAAAAAGTTCCAGATCCTGAACAAAGTGATCACGGACATCAACAACCGTTATGAAAATGAACCTTTAAAGAACCGTCTGGATGCTAAGAGCAAATTGAGAGAAGAATTTGCGGAGAAGAATGAATTCCGTATCAATGAGATCGGTGATCGGATCTTTGGTGAGAGCACAGAAAAGAAACAGGAGTTTGATGACCGAATCGAGCGTTATGACCTCCAGTATGATACCTTTACCGTCGCAAAGGAGAATACCGTCAAGAAGTTAGAATACCAAATCCTGGAGACTGATTCCGGAATTGAGATCAAAATCCCTATGGAAGAGTATATTACCAAGGATAATGTAGAGATACGGGAAGAACCGGGAGGTGGAAGTGTCATCACCATCAAAAATATTGAACAGGTGAAGATTAAATAA
- the rsmH gene encoding 16S rRNA (cytosine(1402)-N(4))-methyltransferase RsmH yields the protein MENQEQKHKRRVRYSGTHPKTYKEKYKELHLEKYADTVAKVIQKGSTPAGMHIPICVKEIMEFLQIKPGQKGLDATLGYGGHTLEMLKRLNGQGHLYALDVDPIESAKTTERLAGLGYGPEILTVRLENFANIDKIAQEYGKFDFVLADLGVSSMQIDNPDRGFSYKTEGPLDLRLNPKKGISAAERLRTAEREELHGMLMENADEPYAAEITKAIISEQKKGNVISTTTHLRKVIEGALAFIPIAERKEAVKKSCQRTFQALRIDVNSEFEVLYEFMEKLPHVLAEGGRAAILTFHSGEDRIVKKAFKQLYREGIYSDIAKDVIRPSAEECAKNGRARSTKMRWAVKA from the coding sequence ATGGAAAATCAGGAACAGAAGCATAAAAGACGTGTGCGCTACAGCGGTACACATCCAAAAACCTATAAAGAAAAATACAAAGAGCTCCATCTGGAAAAGTATGCGGATACTGTGGCAAAGGTGATACAAAAAGGAAGTACGCCGGCGGGGATGCATATCCCGATCTGCGTGAAAGAAATTATGGAGTTTCTGCAGATAAAACCGGGACAGAAGGGTCTGGACGCAACACTTGGATATGGAGGGCACACCCTGGAGATGCTCAAAAGGCTGAATGGACAGGGACATCTCTATGCACTTGATGTGGACCCGATTGAGTCTGCAAAGACAACAGAACGCTTGGCAGGGCTGGGGTACGGACCGGAGATCTTGACTGTAAGACTTGAGAACTTTGCCAATATTGATAAGATAGCACAGGAATATGGCAAGTTTGATTTTGTGCTGGCGGATTTGGGTGTATCGTCCATGCAGATCGATAATCCGGACAGGGGTTTTTCCTATAAAACAGAAGGCCCGCTGGATCTCCGTCTGAATCCCAAGAAAGGAATATCAGCTGCCGAGCGCTTGAGGACAGCTGAGCGGGAAGAACTCCACGGAATGCTCATGGAAAACGCGGATGAGCCTTATGCCGCGGAAATCACTAAGGCCATTATATCAGAACAAAAAAAGGGCAATGTCATATCTACAACTACACATCTTCGTAAAGTAATAGAAGGAGCACTGGCGTTTATTCCGATAGCCGAGAGGAAGGAAGCTGTAAAGAAATCCTGCCAGAGGACCTTCCAGGCCTTGAGGATCGACGTAAACAGTGAGTTTGAGGTACTGTATGAATTTATGGAAAAACTGCCCCATGTCCTTGCAGAGGGCGGGAGAGCTGCCATACTGACCTTTCATTCCGGGGAAGACCGGATCGTGAAAAAGGCTTTTAAGCAATTATACCGGGAAGGGATATATTCGGATATAGCAAAGGATGTGATCAGGCCGTCTGCCGAGGAATGTGCGAAAAACGGAAGGGCCCGGTCCACAAAAATGAGATGGGCAGTGAAGGCATAG
- a CDS encoding DUF1622 domain-containing protein: protein MADHLLTDTVMLCIHMLELFGIFVIVFGCVKAFFQYLRAGFTTQDRDIKLELAKILAFALEFKLGGEILRTVITKNMQELYMLGAVILLRSFLTLVIHYEIKFESD from the coding sequence ATGGCAGACCATCTTTTAACGGACACTGTGATGCTGTGCATCCACATGCTGGAGCTCTTTGGCATCTTTGTGATCGTATTCGGGTGCGTAAAAGCTTTTTTTCAATATCTACGCGCCGGATTCACCACGCAAGACCGGGATATCAAGTTGGAGCTTGCCAAGATCCTGGCTTTTGCCCTGGAATTTAAGCTGGGAGGCGAGATCCTACGCACGGTTATCACAAAAAATATGCAGGAGCTTTATATGCTGGGCGCGGTGATCCTGTTGAGATCCTTCCTAACCCTTGTGATCCATTATGAAATTAAATTTGAATCCGATTAA
- a CDS encoding DUF3783 domain-containing protein, with translation MMKQKGSSGRAVLLYNLDHSERGRKIKFILIRMGVRIKNIKKEDYLKPIGALAGLPGIVAPDSVYEGPGFMEEMLVMKGFTGHQIDDMILRFRKEKLDKINLKAVITDTNKTWDSITLYENLKEEHEQMTGQ, from the coding sequence ATGATGAAGCAAAAAGGAAGCAGCGGAAGGGCTGTATTGTTATATAATCTGGATCACTCTGAGAGAGGAAGAAAGATTAAGTTTATTCTGATCCGCATGGGAGTGCGGATTAAGAATATTAAAAAGGAAGATTATCTGAAACCCATCGGGGCTCTGGCAGGATTGCCTGGAATTGTGGCTCCAGACAGTGTATACGAGGGCCCGGGATTTATGGAAGAGATGCTGGTGATGAAGGGTTTCACCGGGCATCAGATCGATGATATGATCCTCAGGTTTAGAAAAGAAAAACTAGACAAGATCAATCTGAAAGCTGTCATAACTGACACGAACAAGACATGGGATTCGATCACCTTGTACGAGAATCTGAAAGAAGAACATGAACAGATGACGGGACAATAA